A stretch of the Planctomycetota bacterium genome encodes the following:
- a CDS encoding GC-type dockerin domain-anchored protein, producing the protein MKIATTAALLLATATASQADNVRRITPDDPMTIRFRVDPGVTPTPDTLVVHLGTTIAGDPGTGTRFAFLRENGRSLGDAQSTDAFGDVVGEIELNPGVTFRTASSPYMLLDPGEVDLTDLIAGTEFGSIRIDITTGFLEVDLDDVRIEWGVATGVNAIDPAALQPEITEIFVGSPCYADFDRSGELDVFDFLAYLTAFQLGDYRADCDGCGSLDIFDYLCFLTSFDRGCP; encoded by the coding sequence ATGAAGATCGCAACGACCGCCGCCCTGCTGCTGGCCACGGCAACCGCGAGCCAGGCCGACAACGTCCGCCGCATCACGCCCGATGACCCGATGACCATCCGATTCCGCGTCGATCCGGGCGTCACGCCAACGCCCGACACGCTCGTCGTGCACCTCGGCACCACCATCGCCGGCGACCCCGGCACCGGTACGCGATTCGCCTTCCTGCGTGAGAACGGTCGCTCGCTCGGCGATGCCCAGTCCACCGACGCGTTCGGCGACGTCGTTGGCGAGATCGAACTGAACCCCGGCGTGACATTCCGGACCGCGAGTTCGCCCTACATGCTGCTCGATCCGGGCGAAGTCGACCTCACGGATCTGATCGCGGGCACCGAATTTGGCAGCATCCGAATCGACATCACCACCGGCTTCCTGGAGGTTGATCTCGACGACGTCCGCATCGAGTGGGGCGTCGCCACCGGCGTCAACGCGATCGACCCAGCCGCGCTGCAGCCCGAGATCACCGAGATCTTCGTCGGCTCGCCCTGCTACGCCGACTTCGACCGCAGCGGCGAGCTCGACGTGTTCGACTTCCTGGCGTACCTCACCGCATTCCAGCTCGGCGACTACCGCGCCGACTGCGATGGCTGCGGCAGCCTCGACATCTTCGACTATCTCTGCTTCCTGACGTCGTTCGACCGCGGCTGCCCGTAA
- a CDS encoding GC-type dockerin domain-anchored protein encodes MQRTICLLATLGLAAAANAQTLRITPDEPLTIRFRCPADATPTPDMFNVLFGITEAGGTGLRVAELFDEGTLLGTHSQALFGGVVGGLSLNPGITFRTASSPYTFFDAGVIDMSTLIDGTEDGVVIWTIASGFLEFDTANLRFDWGQGLSPSSYRGANPDCTVIEVFVGNPCRADFDGDGELTIFDFLAFQNAFDSGDLAADFDGDGDLTIFDFLEFQNEFDAGCD; translated from the coding sequence ATGCAAAGAACGATCTGCCTGCTCGCCACGCTGGGCCTCGCCGCCGCCGCGAACGCCCAGACGCTCCGCATCACGCCGGATGAGCCCCTGACCATCCGCTTCCGGTGCCCGGCCGACGCGACGCCGACGCCCGACATGTTCAACGTGCTGTTCGGCATCACCGAGGCCGGCGGCACCGGCCTCCGCGTCGCGGAGCTGTTCGACGAGGGGACGCTGCTCGGCACCCACAGCCAGGCCCTGTTCGGCGGCGTCGTCGGGGGGCTGTCGCTCAACCCCGGCATCACTTTCCGCACGGCCAGCTCGCCCTACACCTTCTTCGATGCCGGCGTCATCGACATGAGCACGCTCATCGACGGCACCGAGGACGGCGTGGTCATCTGGACCATCGCCAGCGGCTTCCTCGAGTTCGACACCGCCAACCTGCGCTTCGACTGGGGCCAGGGCCTCAGCCCGTCCTCCTACCGCGGCGCCAACCCGGACTGCACGGTCATCGAGGTCTTCGTCGGCAACCCGTGCCGGGCCGATTTCGACGGCGACGGCGAACTCACCATCTTCGACTTCCTCGCCTTCCAGAACGCGTTCGATTCGGGCGACCTGGCGGCCGACTTCGACGGCGACGGCGACCTGACCATCTTCGACTTCCTCGAGTTCCAGAACGAGTTCGACGCCGGCTGCGACTAG